The Lactuca sativa cultivar Salinas chromosome 2, Lsat_Salinas_v11, whole genome shotgun sequence genome includes a window with the following:
- the LOC111894677 gene encoding BTB/POZ and MATH domain-containing protein 4, which translates to MSDNEKNALVNSPTSSRSITETVNGSHHFVIQGYSLAKGMGIGKHIASDNFTIGGYQWAIYFYPDGKNPEDNSTYVSVFIALASEGTDVRALFELTLVDQSGKEKHKIHSHFDRSLESGPYTLKYRGSMWGYKRFYRRALLESSDYLKDDCLRINCTVGVVVSAVDCPRLHSIKVPESDIGSHFGMLLDNKEGSDVVFNVSGQKFHAHKLVLAARSPVFRSVFFKQDEDGDEHDEIDVADMEPKVFKAMLHFIYRDALMEDELGSSSFSETCVSDSLIAKLLAAADKYDLGRLRRMCESHLCKDISVNSVGRALALADRYHATELKSVCLRFAAENLAAVMRSDGFEYLKEKCPKLQSELLKTVAGCEDDDSSSNSGGGGAAGKSRSVCGQLSDGGDTNGRRVRQRT; encoded by the exons ATGTCGGATAATGAGAAAAACGCCCTTGTCAACTCACCCACAAGCTCCCGGTCGATCACGGAGACGGTGAATGGCTCTCACCATTTCGTTATACAGGGTTATTCGTTAGCTAAGGGTATGGGAATTGGAAAACACATAGCTAGCGATAATTTCACGATCGGAGGTTATCAGTGGGCGATATACTTCTACCCTGATGGGAAAAACCCTGAAGACAATTCGACATATGTTTCAGTCTTCATTGCACTTGCCAGCGAGGGCACCGATGTGAGGGCGTTGTTCGAGTTGACTCTGGTGGATCAGAGTGGCAAAGAGAAGCACAAGATTCATAGCCATTTTGATCGGTCTTTGGAGAGTGGTCCGTATACATTGAAATACCGAGGCAGCATGTG GGGATACAAGCGGTTCTACAGGAGAGCACTTCTTGAAAGTTCAGATTATCTGAAAGACGACTGTTTGAGAATCAACTGTACTGTTGGAGTAGTGGTGTCAGCAGTAGATTGTCCTAGGTTACATTCAATTAAGGTACCAGAATCTGATATTGGATCACATTTTGGTATGTTGTTGGATAACAAAGAAGGTTCAGATGTTGTGTTCAATGTATCTGGACAAAAATTCCATGCCCATAAGTTGGTATTGGCTGCTCGATCACCGGTATTTCGGTCTGTATTCTTCAAGCaagatgaagatggagatgaacatGATGAGATTGATGTTGCTGACATGGAACCAAAAGTTTTTAAG GCTATGTTACACTTTATTTACAGAGATGCCCTTATGGAAGATGAGTTGGGATCGAGTTCTTTCTCTGAAACCTGTGTGTCTGATTCGTTGATAGCCAAGTTGTTAGCTGCTGCTGATAAGTATGATTTGGGGAGACTTAGAAGGATGTGTGAATCTCATCTTTGTAAGGACATATCTGTCAATTCTGTTGGTAGAGCTCTAGCACTTGCTGATCGTTATCATGCCACAGAATTGAAATCTGTTTGCTTAAGATTTGCTGCTGAAAACCTTGCag CGGTTATGAGATCAGATGGGTTTGAGTATCTGAAAGAGAAATGTCCGAAACTGCAGTCTGAGCTTCTGAAAACAGTTGCAGGGTGTGAGGATGATGATTCTAGCAGtaacagtggtggtggtggtgctgcCGGCAAGTCACGCAGTGTTTGTGGTCAGCTTTCAGATGGTGGAGATACAAATGGGAGGCGGGTCAGGCAAAGGACTTGA